CCAAGCGGAACGACCGGCTCAGGGAAATGTTACCAGACGGACTTATTCTCAAGTGACTCCGGTGGTAAGTTTCTGAACAACATGATTTCAGGGAAATACCGAGAAAATAAAGCGTATTTGAAAATGCTGGCTCGTATTTCGCTGAGCTTTTATTTTAGAGGAGTGAGGCTTCTTAAATAGTTCAGTCGCCTTTCAGCTAAAAACAAACCTTCATCACTGAAGAACCAGCATGGCCGAGCAGAGGCTGCTGTTTATAGGTACATTATTACTTAAAGCACATTATTACAGGTATTACACAGCAGTGTGTGGTCTTTGATACGCTACATTTCAGGACAAGATGTGGATTTAAGTCGTTTTATTGTTGCAGTTTGTCTGAATTTATTTTCCCAatgtgatttaattgcaatgAGCTATTCAGTGTTGTGTTAAAATGGTGTCTGTCTTCATTaatgttaaacattttttgttataATAAGGTCAGAGTAAGCTtaaaagtttgtgttttgtcctgtatttatatttatatgcatgcatgaatgtgttcatttttaaacagatatTAAACCAAAcagctcttcttctgtggaGGGTAGAGCTGAGAAGTCCCTCTGGGCTCGAAGCGACAACACCTTCAGATTCAACTTCTTCGCTGGAGACTCACCAGCACTTCAAGAACAATCATCTCCATCAGACGGGATCGAAGCAGCGGCGAGCCGGGTGTCCTTTACCGGACAGGGCTCTGCTTTTGCCTTCAACTTCCAAATTCCTGCTGTTGTCCCTGAAGAAGACATGATGACAACAGAGGCTTCAGATGTCGCACACTGCGACCAAGAGGAGAAACCTTCAGTTCTGAAGGAGGTTAGCTCCCCTCCTGAACCgtcaaaaacaaagaagaagaagaaatctggAAAGAAGAAAGCCTCAGATAGCACTGAGGCACAGCAGGAGCCAAGTTCAGCTGAAGCGAGTCAAAGAGGCGAAGACGCAGAGCTGGTCagtgtgaaatgttttcctttaaaagtAATCATGGTCATCAGTATGATCAGTTGATTTGATGAAATGTGACTACTGTGTCTTTCAGAGTGCTGAAGAGCAGCTAAAAAGACAGCTGGACTGGTGCATCGAGCAGCTGGAACTGGGAATGAGGTCCTCGAAGGGAACCACGAAGCAGAGTTAGTGTGATGTTTACCTTACACACAGCATAAGACTTGTTTATATGTGGCACTAAAATGATTCTGGGGTGATCTGATCAGGAGGAAAAAATGACTTGCTGTCTCTTCTTCACAATTTCCTATGTGTAAAAGGAAACGtgaaaattaaatgcatttaatgcAATCAGATGTGGTCTGACTCACAGTGTGATTGGCAAAAGGTTACAGACAGTCTCGTCTTTAGTTTCTTTGTCGTGCTTTTTGATATCAGGTGTAACTGCAAAGGCCCAtgattaaatgttattatacaaataaaatatatagatgcagaaaatgtgtaaatgtggtcTTAACCGGGTGGGGTTAGTAGGTATGTGAAGCCTTTGAATCTGTTTTCCCTGCAGAAGAGGAGGCGTCTCGTGCCCTAAAGACCCTGCGCAGCTCCAAAGCTCCTCTGGCCAAGAAGAGGCTGGTGATGAGAACCATGGGGGGAgattacaggaaaaaaatggaagaagagaagagcaaGCAATTCAAACTCATTCAGAGTGGTGAGTAGTTGTTGCAGCGGAGCcattcaaacattaaaaatgacttgTAAAATGTGTCATGAAGTGACTTGATTTCTCCGTTTCCCACAGAACTGGCGTCAGCTCAGGTCAAGGCGGTGCCAGATTCCCCAAAGAAGTCCATTTTCCACCGGAGAGCCAAAGTCAACACTCAGACTGAAGCCTCAGAGGAGAACCTGCAACAAACTGAAGTCCAGGATACAGAGCAGAAAGCTCAGGAGGAGACGTCAGCTTTTGTCTTCACTGCATCAAAGGAAGAGTTTCGCTTCGATTTTCTCTGATTTGTATCCCGAGGACAAacttttttgcatgcagtatgtTGAGGTGTGTGTTGGAGGTGATAAACAGCACACAAAAATAGGAACTGTACCAGAGAAAATGGGAAAGAAACCAGTACAATCATTGCTAATATTCAAGACTCTTAATTGCTTGTACCATATTTCtaaataaagcattttgtatatttgtttgcATTGTTCTTTTTGTAGGAAGGTATGAAATTGTATCATAAAACAGTTATTAATGAAGTGTGGTTTGATATAGTTTcaccaaagtaaacaaactatgTTCAGTATATCTTAAAGATATCATCATTTGTACAATCTGAATGTGCAGTTGACAGTCATTTTTCTACATCAGTAGCTTTTAATATGTAACTTTGTGAGTCCACAGGTGAGTTTTTGTCTGCCTCAGACTGTAAGAGAAGGTTTTACAAATATGTCCCCAATAACAACTCATCATAACAGTGATTCACAACCTGTTTTTTTGGCTTGAGACCCCTTAAAATGAAGGTGGACAGGAGATGTGAACAGTTCAACCAAAGAgagtttttctcctcttttataGCTTCACTTGAAAGATTTATTGAAAcaatttctcttccttttttcttattACTTTCTTATCCCTTTGATGACACTGTGTGTGATTACATGTTTTTTGCTCCTGGGTAGTAAGTGTTATTTCCTAATTGCTTGTGCCCAAAAAGTATAGAAAATGGCTATTATTCCCTTCAAACTTTGCTTTTATGACCAAGACAGTGATAGTTAGAAATGCAACAATTTCCAATGGGAAAAAGGGcgaatttgcacattttcattcacataatGTCAGAACATATGAATCACTGGATATGATGATGTGAGACTATATTTGGGGGCTGATTCATGAGAGTGATTTACAGTATAATCGTGAATCTCGAAAAACAATTCGCCTCTAAATCTTTTGTGGTCACTTTTGTATAACTCAAGTATAACTATATGTTAACTTTGATTCATATGTtgcttttttctgactttatgtgaatgaaaatgtgtaaatttgcatgttttccGACTGGAAACAggaacatttcaaaatattgtCCAGGTCACAAAAGCAACATTTGCAGAGAATAATAGTCATTTTCTATACTTTTTAGAGATAAACAATTGGTAAATAACACTTACTACCTAGGAACAAAAATTGTGTTACATAGTGTTAAACAGTGACCCGGAAAGGGCGGGGCATGGTTCAACACGAACACAGTTGAGTGTGACAcccaaaacaaaaagttttGACCAACCGCTGAGAAAACAAGCTAAAGTTACCTGTTGACTGTAAGTTTTTAACTCCTGACATTTGACTGCAACGTGCAACATTAGGTTGACAGTTTGAAGAATTAATTGTATTCATAGTTTTTAGGTAACTTGATACCGCTAAGATAACGTAAAGCTAGCTCAAACAGCTAATTTGGGAGTTGCAGCTAGCAAAGAAATACATTAACACTTTCTCTAAAGGAACATCAAGTTAGAAGCTAGTTTTATTTGACATTGTTTATATGTTCACTACAACCTAAACCCCACAAAATGAACCAACTCTTGCTGTGTTGTATTAAGGCGACATGTCTTATAAAAGGTATAACTTTGGTGCTCAGCCATCACTGTTTTCAGGTGAGAGAAGAGACGGAACATGTCCGAGTTGAGTGATGAGGCCAGTGAGTCGGAGCAGCTGGGCGCCAGTCTCTCCATGTGGCTGGGTGACTCTCTGGTGCGACCCGAGGAGCTGGATGTCCCTCTGGACCTGCACACCGCCTGCTCCATCGGCCAGTACGACGTGGTGGCGGAGTGCATCAAAAAGTGGGAGCCTAAAATAAGAATAGATTTATCAAATGTGTTCCTTTCCTCCACAGACGACGATAGGTTCCGATATTTTGAGGCTGGTTTTCCGTTTTTCACAACGTACAGTTATGAAAAAGTGCTTTAACGCTGTtaaaacccactttcagatttgtgaaacctttattctgtTTGTGAGAACTgaaaaaagggcgatttcactgcCTTCTTCCCCATCCAGACCGCATTAGACCGTGTTGAGACTgtgtaagtggtgaaaaaacagaACCAGCTGCTAAATATCACTATTTATGTCCCTTAACTTTTCCCCTCAACTTCCTTCTTAACCCCAAATTGTAAGATAACTTAAGCATCATCCTCCACAGACTTTATATACATAtgatcttgtttgttttcagaagGGAGGTGGACCTGAATGGCAAGAATATTGGAGGATGGACCCCGTTAATGTACGCGTCTTACATCGGTCACGACAACATTGCAAATCTCCTGCTTGAGGCCGGTGTGAATGTAAATGCCACCACTGCTAAAGGACTGACCCCCCTGATGCTGGCAGCGAGCTGTGGAAATGAAAGTATTGCATACTTTCTGCTTCAGGTACAAATCAACCCTGAAATATTCTTGCAGTGCTCTGTTGGTATGTGCAGAACTTCAAGCAGGACGTGTGttcaaatcagttttattcCTGAACGAAAATTCATATATTGTTGGAATATCTCACAGCAGcatcattttaacaaaaaaagacaacatgttaACTCTGGTGGTGGGATTACTTACAGTATCTCCAATTAGtgttcacatcacatcactgatTTTCATACTGCTAAATGAATGAAAGACACATGCTCGAAAGTTGGATCTAAAAACAAGCTGTGTCCTTTTCAAAATCCGTGACAGTGTGATCCTTAAACCTGTGAAGGAGAATTAACGGTGGCATCGTGTACGTGGAGGGCACATGCTTGTAAATATGGCACAAGACGGTCTAATAATAAACAGCCGTGCAAGCTTGTAGagtattttgtttgtatgaGTAGCTTTAGGTCAGATCTAGTAAGGATCTATAATTTTCTTGAATCTGATCGAAGCAGCTGTATTTTGTATCAGCTGAAAACCTTTGACGCTCAAATTTAAGTGTTCAGAAAAAATCTGGATCTTTAACACTTAGTTGTTTCAGAGTATGGAAGGCTTTTTTATTCTTGCCCCAAAAGCAAGGTGCTGAGCTGGAGCTGAAGGACTCTCGAGGCTGGACCGCTCTGTTCCACTGTACGAGCACAGGTCACCAGCAGATGGTGAAGTTCCTGCTGGATAACAATGCAGATGCCAACGTGAAGTGAGTGTCTTTGTtcatcctcacacacatacagcaataCTTTCAGATTCACATATTGAGCTTTTCAttgctttttctctcatccACAGGGAGCCAGGGTCTGGTTTCACTCCCCTGATGGAGGCTGCTGCTTCTGGACATGAAATCATTGTTCAGTACCTGCTTGATCATGTGAGTAAATGACCGTCCACAAACTTTAGTGTTCTTGTTGTTGAGCTACACCACCAGGAAATGTATACAAAATGACTTGTACACCACTAAGAATGGGTGATGATATTGCAGCAAAGATGAAGCTCATTGTCCTGCTGACACAGATTCTTCTGATCCTgatgtctgttttgtttcatacacTTACAGAAAGTTAAAGTCGATGACCGCAATGCTAAAGGAGAGACTGCACGTGCCCTAGCCATGATGTACGGCTACACCAAGATCGTCAGCCTCATTGACTCACGTTCTCCAAGGTTCAAAGCAGGTAATTGTTTTAACTTCCCTCTTTCTTTAACAATTCTTtccttgtctgttttttttcttctcatgtgtattttgtgtgtgtgatccaACTTGTCAGGACCCTTTGAAGACCTGAGCTCCTCCGAGGACTCGGACAGCGCACCACCGAGGATAAGGCCGAGTCGTAACCGAGCTAAAGGCGCTAGCATCCATGATGGGCCCCAGGCCATCGCCAAGTTCCGAGTAGGAGGCCCCGGCAAACTGTGTGGTAGTGTCATATAAGATATCTGGTCTTAGATCTGCCAACCTGTGGCCATACCAGTGTGATTGTTCTAGTTGTTCAGTCAAAATTACACAAAAGATTCAGCTtctaaaaaaggaaataaaatcagtttGTGCATGAATCAGATTGACTGACACGCAAATTATAGAGAATGTCACAGAAAAATCAGGATAGACACTGTATTTGTAGTAAAGCAGAGATATCTATTCTGGTACAGCATTCAACTTCTTAATATCACTCCTCACAGAGCCTCCTGCCGTGCCGCCGGGCTACATGACCTTCCGTGATATCGGAGAACAGAGTGAGGATATCTGCTATCGTGACGTGACCTCACCCATCAACGAGCTGGACGGccagagcaacagcagcagaggtgaGAGTAGTATCTCTTTGGAAGAAAGGAACCACCAGAAATGCTGCATTTGTGTGATCAATGATTAAAGTAAAGTAGGATGGGAGATTGTAGAAATCCTCTGACAGCAGTTGCACTGGGCGTCTGCCAAAGCAATTAAATATTTGTTGTGATACCGCTGCAGATGACAGTCCGTTCTTTGACAATGACATGCCCACCATGAggagcagcagtagcagcagtgaaGGCCTGCCTCATGGGATTGGTGTTAATTGGGAAGGCTCTGTGGAGAGTAACGAGGTAAACACAcagaagtttcttttttttttttagagataaatgccacatttttttattgcagtaacAGACACATGTCCCTTCCTCTACTAGGACTCTGACCAGAGCAAAAAAAGCAGCTCTCGCAGAGTAAATAAGGGTCATCACTCAAAAGGCAAGAGTCGCCACGGAAGCAACGATGCGGCTCACACCAGTGGCACAGGGAACGGTGGGATGCGGTCACATGTTGTTGTTCCTCCGCCCTCCTACTCTGGTCCAAAggcatgtctgtgtttgcactGTTTTTCAGTGCTCATTTCacaatatgtgtttgtgtgtgggtttttCTGAGGATCAATTTATTCTGGACTTTACTGGGTTCTGGACCAGACCTAAAATCTTTCATTTCTATAGGATCTGTCAGAGTTCTTGGAGCAAATTGGCTTCTCCAAGTATCTGCCCTTACTTGAGGAGCAAGACATTGACCTGCGGATATTTCTCACCCTGACAGAGAATGACCTCAAAGAAATAGGGATCACGTAAGAGACTTCAGACCCTTCTTTCACATTAACCACAGCACATACATTTTGAAAACCTTGCAAATCCATTTTATAGGACATAAAACATTGAGTCTGTTGCTGACTCTCCAGATTGTTTGGACCAAAGCGAAAGATGACCTCAGCTATTGCAAGGTGGCACAGCAGCGCTCGACCTCCCAGCGATGCTCTTGAGCAGGCGTACGCTGACCAGCTGGAGGCTGAGATGCAGGAGATGGCCATCCAGCTACACAAAGTAACTACAAGGCTGATATACTCACCGTAACCTCACATAATTTCTGATTTTCTAGACTCAACTTGAAACCTTTTACACACAACTGACACTTACCTGTCATTCTCTCTGCCCGTGTAGCGCTGTGAGGAGGTGGAGAGCCTGCAGAGCCAGGTGTCTCAGGAGAAGGAGCTGCGTACTGTGATGGAGGGATGTCTGATGGAGGACAAGATGGCATGGAGGAGGGTCCACACTGAGCTGGTGGAGAACCACCGGCTGGCCCAGGAAATGAACGCCACGCTGACCAATGCCAGAGCCTGCCGCTCTGAACTGCTCTCCTGTCTCCCCGCTGACGGGAACGGTAGCTTTTGTACTGCTGTGGAAGATAAAACAAAAGGTGACACCGGTGTTAACGGTGAGTCGAGGTGTCCTGTGCCGAAGACacctttttacattttgcagttaaaaaaaaaaaaaaaaaacgtaaagTAAATGTGACTTTACTTCTCTTTGTAGCTGTGGGGGTCCCGACTCGCTCCAGTGTTGTAGAGCTAATGAAGAAGTTGGATTCCTATCAAGAAGAACTGGGTAAGACTGTTTAATACTCAGTGGTTAAAGTGGTATTGTGTCATCAGTGGAGTCTCCTaacatttgtgtctgtttgtttcatcaCAACAGCAGGGACCATGCAAACTGTACTTCAGAGTCTGAGGCGACTGAGTGCCCCCGAAAAAGTCTCAGATAGCTGGGAAAGGCCTTAATAATTTACAAGGTGAGTATGACAAGAAACTGATTAGATTCACATAACAGGTGCTGAAGAGGTGTTCTAActtcctgtctttgtcttttttttaggGGCTTCTGCTAATGTTGACGGAGGGTGAGTTTACCACCCTGAACAATCTCAATGAAATGGGAGAAGGCCAAAGACAAGGCCAGCCCTGCCGGACCAGAACAGCTCGGGGAGTGAAGCGGCTGACCAGCTGCTCTTCGGGGATTGGCTGATGGACCAGAGCTCGCCAGAGGCAACGGCAGCTGCTGCAGGGAAACGACAAGCAGGCAGGAAGGGTATCTGACCCTCAAACGCTTGTGCTGGTGTATACTGGACTCCTGTAGCTGCGTTGTGAAAatgcacagagaggaggaggaggaggaggaggaggaggaggaggagggactgATCGGCGCAGCTCTCTACTGTGGATCAGAGGCTGTAATACTGTGAAGTGTTTCTACAAAACTGTACTCTCTTCTGATATGAAATACGGTTTAAATTATGTTCACGCCACCAGATAAAGAGGTACGCTTCTTAACAGTAGTGTAGTAGTCTGCGTAGTTAAAATAAGTTCTGCTGAGCTCTACTTTATGATTTGAATGAAATCTTATTTGTATGCTGTTAATAGGTTTGAAAATGTCCTGCTGAATGCATTTTGAAAAGTTGAGGAATCCAGATAAGAGAAATGTCTGAACCctgtcagtttttcttttacagccAGGTCTTCTTTATCCTGTAATTCTGTGGACAttcacacatgtaaatgcagagttatgattaaaaataaagtattttaatcTCAGATTATTGGCCACAATTTCAGAGCAAAACTTAAGCATTCCCAGTTGTATTCCTACCTGAGCAAAACcaacattttctatttgttttaaatCGACAGATACACAACAGTTCATTTGTCTTAAATTTGAATGTATTTCAGGTTGTTATCAGACATTAAAGCAGcagattgttaaaaaaaaaaagtcaactttttgttaattttgatttatattttaaccACAAATAGATGATCacatgacaaaaacagacagaaaatgtgtcaaTACCAGAAACCATTTCCAGGACCTTAAACGGGAACCCAGGAATCTGTTAATTTTGTGGAAGTGATATTTGAAGGTTTGAGAagtaaaaacttaaataaaagtataaaattaaaacatgaatcTTGTATAAGAATTAATATCCATTGTTGGAGTTTAAGTGCAGCAGTGGGCAACACTAatattttacacttcagttgagtttaacatttataaatgctttattttttacttgCTCATTGGGCTCTGCATTAGATCACTTGACACGTGTGGAGATTTATGAATGATattaagagtgtgtgtgattCCTTGACACTCCAGGGATGTTTGATCCAATCATGTGGTTCAGATGAGTCTCACTCTATGGGTTTGGTCAATATTTAATCCACTAACACCACATGGTAGTAACTGTGCAGACTGAGCCTGGGGTCAGGGATTCCCCTCCCGATTGTTGGGATGTCCTCACGTGGAGTACATCTGAAAATGCTCCATTACGCCCGGAGCCTTGGCTGTAAATCGATGTGATGACAGTCGCTGCTCAGTAACAGCCTTGGCATGATACGGATGTTGGCTGACTTTAGCTATCGCAGCTGATCCAGATAAACCCGCCTCAGGCCTGCAGGTCTTTAAATGAGCACATACTCCGCCCAGCTCATACATCACTGCTCTGTACTTATGATTGACAGGACAACTGCAAGTGTATTAATGACTACATTAATAACTATACTTCTAGGGATGATTACTGCTGTCATTTTATATAAATCTGACATAAGGAATGATGAGGAACAAGTGACAAAGTCTTGATCTTTTCTTTCAGATTAGCATTTTAGTTTGTGTCCTGTTCAATATTGAGGGAATATCACTCATTTGAGCTTTGAAATTTGAAGTTTTTACGACTGTGCTGTTTTGTAGGGTTATAATTTTCTAACTTAACATCCATTCTAAAATCTGAAAGAACCAGTATACAGGATGAATATGTGTCACTAAAACAAAGATGAATTTCAGTGTTGACTGTTCAGGTGCCAGAGGATTATAATCTGTATCATCTGTTGCTGATTTACAAACACATGAGATGCTGAGTGGCATCTGTGCCCAAATAAGCACAATCAGTGTTGAAAGTGAGACTGGACTGATGAAACATTTTGCACCTCTCAGTGATAATTTACACATCTCGTGTAAAAGTCTGCCAGTGAAACTGACAACCAGATTGTAAAATTATCCATCCAGTTGCCATCAGGCTACACAGCACTGATGAAATCCCAACACAGAGCTGTTCTGTTGAGGTTTATCTGGACAGAACTGGTCTCCAGAGTAGGATGACTGTTGGCTTCTACATTTAGCTGTTGTCTGTCTCACCACAAATATGACAAGCAAATCGCTGTTACTACAAGCAGCACATGTTGTGTCTAGCTGCTGGTCTAGAGGCTAGACATGTTGGCAGGTTGCCAGTTATGATTTCTGAGCCCATGAGAGTAAAATGTGTTTGGGGAAAATGAACAAGTAGTGTTCTCTCTTCTCACTGAGGTATCCTCGAGCAAGACTTTCTACCAGTACTGCTCCACTGGGACTGCCCAGAAGACGACAGAAGACTGGATGTACCGGGCAGCTGCCAGTTGTGAATATGTGCATGAATGTAAGGCTCAGTGTAAATTCAATTGACCTGGATTCAGTCTCGATGCGTTTACTGTGATTAATGAGAAAAGCTGATGTGACTGAcaaggaagttttttttttcttgacaaaaCCGACTTCAGTTCTCTACGACAACTTCAAGTGTCAACTCAACATGTATTGCTTTAATTTTTGCTTCAATAGAGCGTTACAAACCATATAAATTATTTCAACAGTATCTACAGTCCTTGTTATGTACAAACATTAACAAGCCACTTAAGATGAGCAGTTCTTCCTGTACAGCCTTCAGGTTTTTACTGAGGGctttaaaaacaatgtaaaatgcAGCAAGTGTGacttcacaaaaaaatattgttatattctTTTAATTCAGAACATCCGCTTATATACAAATTCACCAATTCATGATTGTGTTTGCTCTTGAATGGCTGTCCAGGAGAGCACATATAAACCTCTTCCTCTTGAACTAATCCCACGTccgacacacatacatacacacacacacacacacacacgcacgcacacacacgcacgacCGTCCTTCTTTCCACTGTGGCAAAAGCCTCCGAGCCCATGCGGAGGGATCAAGACATCTCATTTGTTGTGCGTCTGATCCGGGCCGGTGTGAGGACTGATTCCCGCTCCCACAGAGGACCAGCTGTGTGAACAGTGGTTGTGAAGAGCTCAGGTGTACTCACACAGGTGACCGCAGCCGGCAGGGCAGTGGGCGCTGCTCTTGAGCCAGTTCATAATGTGCTCCAGATGTCCGCCGTGGCTGCAGCCCTGACACCACACAAACAGTCCCTTCACCACGTGGTGGCACACcgcacacacactggcacactgGTGGCACCTAGAGGACGCAGGACGCTTGTCAGTAAGAACTATATAATTATTCAGGGTACAGTGCATAGATGTTGTGTTTAGGAAAATATGGGAAACAGACAACACAGGAATGACACTTGAAATACCAGCTTCTTTAGAAGtgaatttttgcatttttgcacattttacaacaaaaacagcTAATTTCGACAAAATTAAAAGGACTTAAATAGAAGTAGACAAGTAAAAAAACACTATCCtgcaaaaaaaagcaacaggGTTTATGTGAAATGTGGAAAAGTAATCGCACAATCATACTACAATTAATTTAACTATGATACACACAGAGCGCTCTTGAATTTAACTGGTTATATAACGTTCCTACCTGTCACAAATCCAGCCCCTGTTGCTCATTGGCCGTTTGCAGTTGCTGCAGTTGATGTGCAGTGTGGTAGACGCCTGATTCAGGCAGGTGATGGCGCTGCATGTACTCAACTTGATGACCTCGTTGGACACGTTCCACAGCTCGAATCGCTGCAGCAGGTCTATGTAGGACATGTACCAGTGCTCCTAAAATGGAAACGCAAGTAGTTGAGGGTTTCCTATTTTGTCTGCTTAGTTTTTTAAAACAGCAATGTCATAGGTGACTTTTAATATTTGAGTGTTTTGATAGTGAACAGGTAAACTATTTGTACTTAAGGCCAACAGTATCCTCAAAccttaatggatttttttttaatccacatGAATGATAGCCAATGAATCTGTCTGTGCACAATTGCAATTTGAgcataatataaatattttttgccaactaataaaaaaaatctaaagaaaTGGTGTAAATGCAGCTTCTGTATTTCATTGCAGCTGACCTGGGTGAGGTCATCAATCTCTTTACGGATCCGATCCCCCAAGACGATAAGCACAGATACGGCCATCTGCACGTCGCCCTGCTCGGCGTAGTAGCTCAGCATCTCCCGCACGATGGGGCAAAAGAAGCTGGCGGGAAGATGAGGGCTGAACAGCGGCTGGGAAAtggagatgagagagaaggaCTCTATAGGCGTGAGGCAGGTGACTTCTGCCTCGTTGCCGCTGACGTGTGGGGAATCGGCCTTGTCTTGCTGAAGGTGCTCGGGAGCGGACGGGTTATCCATGATCTCATGGCGCAGCTGGAAGGCCTCCTGGGGCAGCGTGTACTCCTGCTCTTCTGTCATGACAAAAGGAGCCAAGATAATATTAGACAAAAGAGTGCTGAGCATGGAGGCAGTTATAAATAGCAGCTACTGATGTAAGCAACTCTTTTGTTTCATCAGATACGGGAGTGTGACTGACCTGTTTGGTTGTCGTGTTCCATAGAATAAAGGTCGTCGTCATCTAACTCAGCATCGCCGAACATATACTCAGCCTGTCCCTCACTGCCCTCTGTCTCCTCGTTTTCTGAGGGGAAATTGAATGTTTATAGGTTTTTTATACCAGTCATGAATATTAGACAAACAAAAACGCGAAATCAAGATCTCATCAGCATCCAGATTGGCCTCTAAGAGTCTAAAGATGACACTCACCTTCATTATTATTGCTGATGTGCGAGTTTCCAGGCTCCAGGTGGATGTTGTCCTGCCTGCTCTCACCTTTACTGCGCTCCAGTCTGCTCTCTGTACCCATCCCTGAGCCCATTTCCTTCATACTGAAA
This sequence is a window from Thunnus albacares chromosome 20, fThuAlb1.1, whole genome shotgun sequence. Protein-coding genes within it:
- the c20h8orf33 gene encoding UPF0488 protein C8orf33 homolog — encoded protein: MAEQRLLFIDIKPNSSSSVEGRAEKSLWARSDNTFRFNFFAGDSPALQEQSSPSDGIEAAASRVSFTGQGSAFAFNFQIPAVVPEEDMMTTEASDVAHCDQEEKPSVLKEVSSPPEPSKTKKKKKSGKKKASDSTEAQQEPSSAEASQRGEDAELSAEEQLKRQLDWCIEQLELGMRSSKGTTKQKEEASRALKTLRSSKAPLAKKRLVMRTMGGDYRKKMEEEKSKQFKLIQSELASAQVKAVPDSPKKSIFHRRAKVNTQTEASEENLQQTEVQDTEQKAQEETSAFVFTASKEEFRFDFL
- the anks3 gene encoding ankyrin repeat and SAM domain-containing protein 3, whose protein sequence is MSELSDEASESEQLGASLSMWLGDSLVRPEELDVPLDLHTACSIGQYDVVAECIKKREVDLNGKNIGGWTPLMYASYIGHDNIANLLLEAGVNVNATTAKGLTPLMLAASCGNESIAYFLLQQGAELELKDSRGWTALFHCTSTGHQQMVKFLLDNNADANVKEPGSGFTPLMEAAASGHEIIVQYLLDHKVKVDDRNAKGETARALAMMYGYTKIVSLIDSRSPRFKAGPFEDLSSSEDSDSAPPRIRPSRNRAKGASIHDGPQAIAKFRVGGPGKLCEPPAVPPGYMTFRDIGEQSEDICYRDVTSPINELDGQSNSSRDDSPFFDNDMPTMRSSSSSSEGLPHGIGVNWEGSVESNEDSDQSKKSSSRRVNKGHHSKGKSRHGSNDAAHTSGTGNGGMRSHVVVPPPSYSGPKDLSEFLEQIGFSKYLPLLEEQDIDLRIFLTLTENDLKEIGITLFGPKRKMTSAIARWHSSARPPSDALEQAYADQLEAEMQEMAIQLHKRCEEVESLQSQVSQEKELRTVMEGCLMEDKMAWRRVHTELVENHRLAQEMNATLTNARACRSELLSCLPADGNGSFCTAVEDKTKGDTGVNAVGVPTRSSVVELMKKLDSYQEELAGTMQTVLQSLRRLSAPEKVSDSWERP